The following proteins come from a genomic window of Emys orbicularis isolate rEmyOrb1 chromosome 9, rEmyOrb1.hap1, whole genome shotgun sequence:
- the TMEM212 gene encoding transmembrane protein 212, which yields MKTKSLYEGTGGTLITFGIISIFSGIFAFFPVFSYKPWFAGWSIRIACPIWNGTLVGHNKNVSREKAIIAGVLILLADRGQTQRSLWEASFTFGILSIMGSPIQFAVAIVSILLGPYCYYSFAGISGTNYLGYAVLFPFPYEECMSLCKDPLHYEWYHLILQILDLCSSFVMFCASLAIVIKLTARLLQFGHLNVSINHYGEGGLLPVTQ from the exons aTGAAAACAAAGAGCCTGTATGAGGGTACCGGAGGGACACTTATTACCTTTGGGATTATAAGCATTTTCTCTGGAATTTTTGCtttctttcctgttttttctTATAAGCCTTGGTTTGCTGGCTGGAGCATTCGAATCGCCTGTCCCATCTGGAATGGAACTTTGGTAGGCCACAACAAAAATGTTAGCAGGGAAAAG GCTATTATTGCTGGTGTACTTATCCTTTTGGCTGACAGAGGACAAACACAAAGATCACTT TGGGAAGCAAGCTTCACCTTTGGCATATTGAGCATCATGGGCTCCCCAATTCAATTTGCTGTTGCAATTGTCTCCATCCTGCTTGGTCCATACTGCTACTATTCATTTGCTGGGATTTCAGGGACTAACTATCTCGGTTATGCAGTTTTGTTCCCTTTTCCCTACGAGGAATGTATGTCTCTTTGCAAGGACCCACTGCACTACGAGTGGTACCATCTGATTCTACAAATACTAGACCTTTGCTCAAGTTTTGTCATGTTTTGTGCTTCTTTGGCTATTGTGATCAAGCTCACTGCAAGACTGCTCCAATTTGGACATTTAAATGTGAGTATTAATCATTATGGGGAAGGTGGATTACTGCCGGTAACACAGTAG